A stretch of the Panicum virgatum strain AP13 chromosome 9N, P.virgatum_v5, whole genome shotgun sequence genome encodes the following:
- the LOC120693463 gene encoding uncharacterized protein LOC120693463 — protein MADGEEPLVQESAAPVVSDADPSRRCVRLAHTLLPGAEPGARLPAPPRDPGPVPSRGGALAEFRGWPGCPKLWMRWVDKLRPRHEPLWRDLGILDAILAATYRVRRDEGALLQLAAFWSAATSTFVFPWGEATVTLQDVAALAGLPLVGGPVRAPVPGDLEKEVGALEAVRVVLNQSKNRKPSYGVWVKYFLERAPPDTGASAAGGRGDLVEHGAFLSLWLSRFVLPSPPLDVVHPDTSPVAVRLAHGQSVALAPASLASIYSDLSAIKRRLGLRNNREPPPFGVSAPMRILQLWVWERFPELRSKMEKSPAPDVNGVPRVARWHDARSVLDTRYVFGVLMSPKEFEWRPYGSSSVALQPETCGCWVRGQDITRSKALLSFARCLRACELVGMKCIEKYRPHRVARQLGFDQDVPGVVVRANSRWEEAWDTYNIEAKNLAFIVPDHKPGMTVKYAQWWEPYSLACATAVANSVKTKGLCVLVSPVKRKMEGLPAANSGKKMCVDTSIRIHRTAPDAAEELEDEIPLVERLNSIIKMTRKQHTTEFAVKGAEQELIAESPYSFRSISASVGAKKATLHKDFEQAVADEFTGSLSMVDGLSCGSLTKMTLNKCLQQTEEEDLVISNEEKNSIPEYGDLFPNVIQSAASSESDEAVVGAASEVDMFPSSEDILKIRDSEVESSLSDRTLRQEPDVLAHTAPIQTYVGHSEGSTKEMQKCIVAGDKVHKDKDVLVSNEELESVIENLAEAYRKKSGNSERPASRRQVDGITKQVGREVCTKTIYYLSRFDRTKDAWDKDANTMGGNQDVKMPRRAVGTMEMIKMASALRKAEIIAGLKKNIDRLKEEILALEAADNLKK, from the exons ATGGCGGACGGCGAGGAGCCCCTGGTCCAAGAATCCGCCGCGCCCGTCGTCTCCGACGCCGACCCCTCCCGCCGCTGCGTCCGATTGGCCCACACGctcctccccggcgcggagccCGGCGCCCGTCTCCCGGCCCCGCCCCGCGACCCCGGCCCCGTTCCTAGCCGCGGCGGGGCCCTGGCGGAATTCCGGGGCTGGCCGGGCTGCCCCAAGCTGTGGATGCGGTGGGTGGACAAGCTCCGGCCGCGGCACGAGCCCCTGTGGCGGGACCTCGGGATCCTGGacgccatcctcgccgccaCGTACCGGGTGCGCCGCGACGAGGGCGCCCTGCTCCAGCTCGCCGCCTTCTGGTCCGCCGCCACCAGCACCTTCGTCTTCCCCTGGGGCGAGGCCACCGTCACGCTCCAGGACGTCGCCGCGCTCGCGGGCCTGCCCCTCGTCGGCGGCCCCGTGCGCGCGCCGGTGCCGGGGGACCTCGAGAAGGAGGTCGGCGCGCTCGAGGCCGTCCGGGTTGTGCTCAACCAGAGCAAGAACAGGAAGCCGTCCTACGGGGTGTGGGTGAAGTACTTTCTTgagcgcgcgccgccggacACGGGGGCatccgccgccggtggccgcggcgaCCTCGTCGAGCACGGCGCCTTCTTGTCCTTGTGGCTCTCTCGCTTCGTGCTCCCGTCGCCGCCGTTGGACGTCGTCCACCCGGATACATCCCCCGTCGCCGTCCGTCTGGCGCACGGCCAGAGCGTGGCTCTCGCGCCCGCCTCACTCGCCAGCATCTACAGCGATCTCTCGGCGATCAAGCGCCGCTTGGGCTTGCGCAACAACAGGGAGCCGCCGCCTTTCGGGGTTTCCGCGCCGATGCGCATCCTCCAGCTTTGGGTCTGGGAGCGCTTCCCCGAGCTGCGCTCGAAGATGGAAAAATCCCCTGCTCCTGATGTCAATGGCGTGCCAAGGGTTGCCCGGTGGCATGACGCCCGCAGTGTGCTCGACACGAGGTACGTTTTCGGAGTGCTCATGTCGCCCAAGGAGTTTGAGTGGCGACCCTATGGAAGTAGCAGTGTTGCTCTGCAGCCCGAAACCTGTGGCTGCTGGGTGCGTGGCCAGGATATCACAAGAAGCAAAGCACTGTTGTCATTTGCGCGATGTTTGCGAGCTTGTGAGCTTGTAGGCATGAAGTGCATTGAGAAGTATCGTCCTCATCGTGTTGCGAGGCAGCTGGGCTTTGATCAGGATGTGCCAGGAGTTGTGGTCCGTGCAAACTCAAGATGGGAGGAAGCATGGGATACATACAACATTGAAGCCAAAAATCTTGCATTCATCGTTCCGGATCACAAGCCGGGCATGACGGTTAAGTATGCTCAATGGTGGGAGCCTTACTCATTGGCATGTGCTACTGCAGTTGCTAATTCTGTGAAGACTAAAGGACTATGTGTTTTGGTTAGTCCagtaaaaagaaaaatggaagggCTTCCTGCTGCTAATTCTGGCAAAAAGATGTGTGTTGACACATCCATCAGGATCCATCGGACAGCACCAGATGCAGCTGAGGAGCTGGAAGATGAAATTCCTCTTGTGGAGAGGCTCAATAGCATTATCAAGATGACGCGTAAGCAGCATACCACGGAATTTGCGGTGAAAGGTGCTGAACAGGAGCTAATTGCTGAAAGTCCATACAGTTTTAGATCAATATCTGCAAGTGTTGGAGCTAAGAAGGCAACTCTACACAAAGATTTTGAGCAAGCCGTAGCTGATGAATTCACCGGCTCTTTAAGTATGGTTGATGGATTATCTTGTGGTTCTCTTACAAAAATGACACTAAACAAATGTCTCCAACAAACTGAAGAGGAAGACCTTGTTATCTCTAATGAGGAAAAGAATAGCATACCAGAATATGGTGATTTATTCCCCAACGTCATCCAGAGTGCAGCGAGTAGTGAAAGCGATGAAGCCGTTGTTGGAGCTGCATCTGAAGTTGATATGTTCCCTTCATCTGAAGACATCTTGAAGATCAGGGATTCCGAGGTTGAATCTTCTCTGAGTGACAGAACTCTCAGACAAGAACCAGATGTATTAGCTCATACTGCACCTATCCAAACTTATGTTGGTCACTCAGAAGGTTCAACTAAAGAAATGCAGAAATGCATTGTCGCAGGAGACAAGGTGCACAAGGACAAAGATGTCTTAGTATCAAATGAAGAGTTAGAATCTGTGATTGAAAACCTCGCTGAAGCCTATAGAAAGAAATCAG GAAACAGTGAGAGGCCCGCGTCGAGGAGGCAGGTTGATGGAATCACCAAACAGGTTGGCAGGGAAGTGTGTACAAAAACTATCTACTACCTTAGTCGATTTGATCGGACGAAAGATGCCTGGGACAAAGATGCAAATACCATGGGCGGAAATCAAGATGTTAAAATGCCAAGACGCGCAGTTGGAACGATGGAAATGATTAAAATGGCATCTGCACTTCGAAAGGCCGAAATTATTGCTGGGTTGAAGAAAAATATAGACAGACTGAAGGAAGAGATCCTTGCGCTAGAGGCAGCAGATAACCTCAAAAAGTAA
- the LOC120689715 gene encoding pentatricopeptide repeat-containing protein At3g53700, chloroplastic-like: MTYASYLSSCSRSSPAPAAAAAAACPCHAQPRPRRRRARPAQLRAYAASDHQERLLTALREQADPEAALRMLNSALAREDFAPSGAVYEEIIRKLGSAGAFDLMKGLVREMRREGHEVKVGVVHSFVEGYARLRRFDDAVDLVLNQLDLFGVQADTVVYNHLLNVLVEGSKMKLLESVYNEMAGRGIQPDVVTFNTLIKGLCRAHQVRTAVLMVEEMPSHGVAPDETTFTTLMQGFVEEGSIEAALRVKTKMLETGCSPTTVTVNVLINGYCKLGRVEDALGYIQQEIADGFEPDQVTYNTFVHGLCQNGHVSHALKIIDLMIKEGHDPDVFTYNTVINCLCKNGELDGAKGIVNEMVDRGCLPDTATFNTLIVALCSQNRLEEALDLARELTVKGLSPDVYTFNILINALCKVGDPQLGMRLFEEMKSSGCTPDEFTYNILIDHLCSLGKLGNALDLLKEMESSGCPRSAVTYNTIIDGLCKKMRIEEAEEVFDQMDLQGISRNAVTFNTLIDGLCKAKRIDDATELIEQMVKEGLQPDNITYNSILTHYCKQGNIKKAADVLETMTANGSEVDVVTYGTLINGLCKAGRTQVALKLLRGMRFKGMRPTPKAYNPVIQSLFKRNNLRDALNLFREMTEVAEPPDALTYKIVFRGLCRGGGPIKEAFDFLVEMVNKGFMPEFSSFRMLAEGLLNLGMDDYLISAIELVIEKADFRESDVSAIRGYLKIRKYYDALATFGRLLEINNPQWAYR; this comes from the coding sequence ATGACCTACGCGTCGTACCTATCCTCCTGCTCCCGCTCCTCGCcagcgccggcagcggcggcggcggcggcgtgcccgtGCCATGCGCaaccgcggccacggcggcgtcgggccCGTCCGGCGCAACTCCGGGCGTACGCTGCCTCCGACCACCAGGAGCGGCTCCTCACCGCCCTGCGCGAGCAGGCGGACCccgaggcggcgctccggaTGCTGAACTCGGCGCTCGCGCGGGAGGACTTCGCCCCGAGCGGCGCCGTCTACGAGGAGATCATCCGGAAGCTCGGGTCCGCCGGCGCGTTCGACCTGATGAAGGGGCTTGTCCGGGAGATGCGGCGGGAAGGGCACGAGGTCAAGGTTGGCGTCGTGCACTCGTTCGTGGAGGGCTACGCGCGGCTGCGGCGGTTCGACGACGCCGTCGACCTGGTTCTGAACCAGCTCGATCTCTTCGGCGTCCAGGCGGACACCGTGGTGTACAACCACCTCCTCAATGTTCTCGTGGAGGGGAGCAAGATGAAGCTCCTGGAGTCGGTCTACAACGAGATGGCCGGTCGGGGCATCCAACCTGACGTTGTGACATTCAATACCCTGATCAAGGGGCTGTGCCGGGCACATCAGGTCAGGACTGCGGTCTTGATGGTGGAGGAGATGCCGAGCCATGGTGTGGCGCCTGATGAGACCACATTCACCACCTTGATGCAAGGCTTTGTTGAGGAGGGAAGCATTGAGGCGGCTTTGAGGGTGAAGACAAAGATGTTGGAGACGGGATGCTCTCCAACAACGGTAACAGTTAATGTTCTGATTAATGGGTACTGCAAGCTGGGGAGAGTGGAAGATGCTCTTGGATACATACAGCAAGAGATTGCCGATGGGTTTGAACCTGATCAGGTCACATACAATACTTTTGTTCATGGGCTGTGCCAAAACGGACATGTCAGTCATGCCTTGAAAATCATCGACCTTATGATTAAGGAGGGCCATGATCCTGATGTTTTCACCTACAATACTGTTATTAATTGCCTCTGTAaaaatggagagcttgatgGGGCTAAAGGAATTGTAAATGAGATGGTGGACAGGGGCTGCTTGCCTGACACTGCCACATTCAACACTCTCATTGTTGCTCTATGCTCACAAAATCGACTTGAGGAAGCATTGGACCTTGCTCGTGAGCTAACTGTGAAGGGACTTTCTCCGGATGTTTATACTTTCAATATTCTGATCAATGCCCTTTGCAAGGTAGGAGATCCTCAGCTTGGTATGCGACTGTTCGAGGAGATGAAGAGCAGTGGATGCACCCCTGATGAATTTACATACAACATATTGATTGATCATCTTTGCTCACTGGGGAAGCTTGGAAATGCTTTGGATTTGTTGAAGGAGATGGAATCCAGTGGTTGCCCTCGGAGTGCAGTGACATATAACACAATAATTGATGGGTTATGCAAGAAAATGAGAATAGAGGAAGCTGAGGAGGTTTTTGATCAAATGGATCTGCAGGGTATTTCAAGGAATGCCGTCACATTTAATACGCTTATTGATGGCTTGTGCAAGGCCAAAAGGATTGATGATGCAACGGAACTTATTGAACAAATGGTAAAGGAAGGATTGCAACCTGATAATATCACTTATAATTCTATTCTAACACATTATTGCAAGCAAGGGAACATCAAGAAAGCAGCTGATGTTTTAGAAACTATGACAGCAAATGGATCTGAAGTTGATGTTGTCACGTACGGAACACTCATTAATGGTCTATGCAAGGCTGGTAGGACTCAGGTTGCTTTGAAGCTTTTAAGGGGCATGCGATTTAAAGGGATGAGGCCTACTCCAAAAGCTTACAACCCTGTGATACAGTCTTTGTTTAAACGGAATAATTTAAGAGATGCCCTTAATCTTTTCAGGGAGATGACTGAAGTGGCTGAGCCTCCTGATGCCCTCACATATAAGATTGTATTCCGTGGTCTCTGTCGTGGTGGAGGTCCTATCAAAGAAGCTTTTGATTTCTTAGTGGAGATGGTGAATAAGGGTTTCATGCCTGAATTTTCATCCTTCCGTATGCTAGCTGAAGGTCTATTAAATCTGGGCATGGATGATTATCTAATTAGTGCAATTGAACTAGTTATAGAAAAGGCAGACTTTAGAGAGTCTGATGTTTCTGCAATAAGGGGGTATCTCAAGATCCGCAAATATTATGATGCACTGGCAACTTTTGGCCGTCTCCTAGAGATCAACAACCCTCAATGGGCTTACCGATGA